A genomic region of Roseateles amylovorans contains the following coding sequences:
- the fmt gene encoding methionyl-tRNA formyltransferase, with amino-acid sequence MRVGFAGTPEFAAVALQALIDAGFTVPLVLSQPDRPAGRGMKLQASPVKQLALTHGIEVAQPRSLRLDGKFPEEAATGRDALVAAKLDVLVVAAYGLILPAWVLQLPRLGCLNIHASLLPRWRGAAPIHRAIEAGDTDTGITIMQMDEGLDTGDMLLIERLSITSVDTTASLHDRLAALGGRMIVEALELAGGGGLKPRRQPDDGVCYAHKIDKAESQIRWEESAEQIARRLRAFDPFPGGATQLEAETVKVWRAEVVEPADVAAEPGTIVSVDTQGPVVACGQGTVRLTELQRAGGKRLAASAFQQARPLRVGERFY; translated from the coding sequence CTGCGGGTCGGTTTCGCCGGCACGCCCGAATTTGCGGCTGTTGCGCTGCAGGCGCTGATCGACGCCGGTTTCACCGTGCCCCTGGTGCTGAGCCAGCCGGACCGCCCGGCCGGTCGCGGTATGAAGTTGCAGGCGTCGCCCGTCAAGCAACTGGCACTGACCCACGGCATCGAGGTGGCGCAGCCTCGCAGCCTGCGTCTGGACGGCAAGTTTCCGGAGGAGGCCGCTACCGGCCGCGATGCGCTGGTCGCCGCGAAGCTGGACGTGCTGGTGGTGGCCGCCTACGGCCTGATCCTGCCGGCCTGGGTGCTGCAACTGCCGCGCCTGGGTTGCCTGAATATCCATGCCTCGCTGCTGCCGCGCTGGCGCGGTGCGGCGCCGATCCATCGTGCGATCGAGGCGGGCGACACCGACACCGGCATCACCATCATGCAGATGGACGAGGGCCTGGACACCGGCGACATGCTGCTGATTGAACGCCTGTCCATCACCTCGGTCGACACCACCGCCTCGCTGCATGACCGGCTGGCAGCGCTCGGCGGGCGCATGATCGTGGAGGCCTTGGAGCTGGCGGGCGGTGGCGGCTTGAAGCCGCGTCGTCAGCCGGACGATGGCGTGTGCTACGCCCACAAGATCGACAAGGCCGAGAGCCAGATCCGCTGGGAGGAAAGCGCCGAGCAGATTGCCCGGCGTTTGCGCGCCTTTGACCCCTTCCCCGGTGGGGCGACGCAGCTCGAGGCGGAAACCGTCAAGGTCTGGCGCGCCGAGGTGGTCGAGCCGGCAGATGTCGCTGCTGAACCCGGCACGATTGTCAGCGTGGACACCCAAGGGCCGGTGGTGGCCTGTGGACAAGGGACAGTCCGGCTGACCGAACTGCAACGCGCCGGCGGCAAGCGATTGGCCGCTTCGGCGTTCCAGCAGGCACGGCCCCTGCGTGTGGGTGAGCGCTTCTACTGA
- the htpX gene encoding zinc metalloprotease HtpX: MFNLMKTAVLMAAITALFMAIGGMVGGQQGMLIALVVALGMNFFSYWFSDKLVLKMYNAQEVDERSAPQFYRMVKELADRAQLPMPKVYLIQEDAPNAFATGRNPENAAVAATTGILRVLSERELRGVMAHELAHVKHRDILISTISATMAGAISMLANFAMFFSGRDSEGRPANPLVGLLVAILAPIAASLIQMAISRAREFEADRGGAEISGDPEALAAALNKIHRAAQGIPLETTERHPETAQMMIMNPLSGGGIRGLFSTHPSTEERVARLMAMVRR; the protein is encoded by the coding sequence ATGTTCAATCTGATGAAGACCGCCGTCCTGATGGCCGCCATCACCGCACTGTTCATGGCGATCGGCGGAATGGTCGGCGGCCAGCAGGGCATGCTGATTGCGCTGGTGGTGGCGCTGGGCATGAATTTCTTCAGCTACTGGTTCTCCGACAAGCTGGTGCTGAAGATGTACAACGCCCAGGAGGTGGATGAGCGCAGCGCGCCGCAGTTCTACCGTATGGTCAAGGAGCTGGCTGATCGCGCGCAACTGCCGATGCCGAAGGTCTACCTGATCCAGGAGGACGCGCCCAACGCCTTCGCCACCGGTCGCAATCCCGAGAATGCGGCCGTGGCCGCCACGACCGGCATCCTGCGGGTGCTGTCCGAACGCGAGCTGCGCGGCGTCATGGCGCATGAGCTGGCGCATGTGAAGCATCGCGACATCCTGATCTCGACCATCAGCGCCACCATGGCCGGTGCGATCTCGATGCTGGCCAACTTCGCGATGTTCTTCAGCGGCCGTGACAGCGAAGGCCGTCCGGCCAATCCGCTGGTCGGCCTGTTGGTGGCCATCCTGGCGCCGATTGCCGCCAGCCTGATCCAGATGGCCATCAGCCGGGCCCGCGAATTCGAAGCCGACCGCGGCGGTGCCGAGATCTCCGGCGACCCCGAGGCGCTGGCCGCCGCGCTGAACAAGATCCATCGCGCCGCTCAGGGCATTCCGCTGGAGACCACCGAACGTCATCCGGAAACCGCCCAGATGATGATCATGAACCCGCTGTCCGGCGGCGGCATCCGCGGCCTGTTCAGCACCCACCCGTCGACCGAGGAACGCGTCGCCCGATTGATGGCGATGGTGCGCCGCTGA
- the def gene encoding peptide deformylase: MAKLNILRYPDPRLHTVAKPVAAVDDRIRRLTDDMLETMYDAEGVGLAATQVDVHERVLVMDVSENRDQPLVLVNPELVATSEEMIEGEEGCLSVPTVYDKVLRHAKVTVQALDRDGHTYQFDAEGLLAVCVQHEMDHLMGKVFVEYLSPLKRERIKTKLVKRARDDAKAR; the protein is encoded by the coding sequence ATGGCGAAACTGAACATTCTTCGATACCCCGATCCCCGTCTGCACACCGTGGCCAAGCCGGTTGCCGCTGTCGACGACCGCATCCGCCGACTCACGGACGACATGCTCGAGACCATGTATGACGCCGAAGGCGTCGGCCTGGCCGCCACCCAGGTGGATGTGCATGAGCGTGTGCTCGTGATGGATGTCTCGGAAAATCGCGATCAGCCGCTGGTGCTGGTGAATCCGGAGCTCGTCGCCACCAGCGAGGAGATGATCGAAGGCGAGGAGGGCTGCCTGTCGGTCCCGACCGTCTACGACAAGGTGCTCCGTCATGCCAAGGTGACCGTCCAGGCCCTGGACCGCGATGGCCACACCTACCAGTTCGATGCCGAAGGCCTGCTGGCGGTCTGCGTGCAGCACGAGATGGACCATCTCATGGGCAAGGTCTTCGTGGAATACCTCAGCCCGCTCAAGCGCGAGCGCATCAAGACCAAGCTGGTGAAGCGGGCCCGCGACGACGCCAAGGCCCGCTGA